From one Drosophila subpulchrella strain 33 F10 #4 breed RU33 chromosome 3L, RU_Dsub_v1.1 Primary Assembly, whole genome shotgun sequence genomic stretch:
- the LOC119554387 gene encoding cadherin-87A — translation MKISNGNMLPLLLLFFLSLTAGQLVNHPPQFVPGTGDMSRFSLSENTPVGSPVFQLKGTDPEGGRLKYSISGPVFSVDRETGVVRLRQELDRETQDTVEVIISITDEGVYGTEPNTVSQRREIPVRDYNDNQPIFLGRPYTASVSESLPVGAELVVEPPIVVIDRDEGINAEVQMKCVEENDICDYFEVRAVKISDGNYTARVALKQPLDFESRPSYILTISASDSALDNRLSSLATISINVIDIQDQPPVFTNAPYSATVPENTPAGVSILTVKAIDGDVGIPRDIFLSLEDEPFGHFELVSFGDPQDGTAVLQTTSEPLDRENAEILQNGGVYVFSIRATELIDGAIPAEHSITRVTIVVTDEDDHQPTFSGPHFNVSITENLATGMPLPGLSIFVDDRDMGENSRYQLSLRDVSNSAGVFAVSPIEAQGRTPVVVKVLNASRLDYDVADPDLRKFEFDLVASVKGVEKAKSRVEIHLLDANDNAPVFDQATYRFTAAENLPVDALIGHVKATDADSDEFGHVRYVLKGFGADNFYVDPETGGLYLLKALDYEKQSSYSLTVVAIDGGQREANANLFIEVTDVNDNHPSFESGEYSRTIREGAAVFEPQFFVRAHDADGPSQGNGRVRYSIVSENSIAGNVFRIEPDTGEIVIQKAARSMDTERGEYELVVSATDFGIPPLSNTTRVLVRVGISGNQRPIFRGHFQNMENLPIIGPPSYRVSIPENAVAGSNVTSVSAHDPDGLDSLLRYRIVGANDNFEIDELSGLITVSPQARIDRDSNMNSFEIIVNAVDSGTPIPETATTTVYVNVKDINDERPKFEQNSYAAYVSERTAVGESVLRVKAIDKDLNSKLEYGLVGPVTATTKAGVNIANRSNYRLQEAFRVDSQTGEIFVNGSLRHDVAAIIIFTVGVRDLNAEVDPEGQVDSTEVTVYVQSFQDTNPVFKNPGWSSSRPVIDVKIKEEMPIDSALFILQAEDPVTRQPITSFELVEPKQVDYFQVAERTGEVILKKRLDYEALGDSGPEFELQVRANSADRQRSTVSRVNITVENVNDNSPRFEQSSYRATIIENRPHPERVIRVRALDKDAVLNARDERLGYHKIIYSLQGEHAMLFEINNTTGEIIVASGQTIDRERTPRIQLQIKAEDSPGRPTDAKQSVVDLQIEVLDVNDNAPEFTQKKYSTVIPENAQIDSFVLQLEAVDADEGLGGEVRYELVNEGEANGLFKVDPKSGLISTRRNLTGKGRADPYVLIVRAQDSGNQLPKQPTLSTDTDVRIFIGDVSANDGVPYFVAPRVGQMANVTENAVIGAPVFQVIASDPDDENTPSGTITYRILPDTPDAEAFVIDAHTGLITTRQSLDRETKNMYRILLEVSDNGQPKQSVTRILQIAVLDVDDHEPRFPREVDEGPLSMSVREEEPAGTIVGNFSALDEDLGENAAIDYVIIDGNNEQLFTIERTNESLAILKTQKPIDREQVESFTLTVKCMKLGEPGYKFVGDPYDRQDPSHLRITIRVLDIDDNLPQFEQPDPTVGIRINVPIDTVVTTLKASDADAEAPPVGLSIENVTFVPQFYKRSRSLAVGNLQSLFTLNNRTGELRTGGSFADYVDGYFLMRVLANNSAQPKRQAHSNLKVFVIRDKSLLKFVFARPPNEIQHNIRPFQEQLQKKLKPLGLELHVLDTQVFTRPDMSLDFTSTSSCFQMFKNGAALSFNEMHKLMNSQQLRQELIDIYAAYGVSEVESCSVRRTHAAALFAGMLTSAGAWLVFLAALIGLAALVSLCTACCLKKKLKRHSKRSLQASLRTPTEHTPTSYSYSMPAVLYSEPIYGPL, via the exons GCACGGATCCAGAAGGAGGTCGCTTAAAATACAGTATCAGTGGACCCGTTTTCTCCGTTGACCGGGAAACGGGAGTGGTGCGTCTGCGCCAGGAGCTGGATCGAGAGACCCAAGACACCGTCGAAGTGATTATTAGCATCACGGATGAAGGTGTTTATGGCACTGAGCCCAACACGGTATCTCAAAGACGGGAGATTCCCGTGCGGGACTATAATGACAATCAGCCCATTTTCCTGGGCAGACCCTATACCGCCAGCGTAAGCGAATCTCTGCCAGTGGGTGCGGAGCTAGTGGTCGAGCCACCCATTGTGGTCATCGATCGGGATGAGGGCATCAATGCAGAGGTCCAGATGAAGTGTGTCGAG GAAAATGATATTTGCGACTACTTTGAGGTGCGTGCTGTGAAAATTTCGGATGGAAATTACACCGCCCGAGTGGCTCTGAAGCAGCCACTGGATTTCGAGAGTCGTCCCTCGTACATCCTGACCATCTCGGCCTCGGACAGTGCTCTGGATAATCGCCTTTCCTCGCTGGCCACGATATCGATCAATGTTATAGATATTCAAGATCAACCTCCTGTTTTTACAAATGCCCCGTACTCCGCAACTGTTCCTGAAAACACACCAGCTGGAGTGAGCATACTCACGGTGAAGGCCATCGATGGGGATGTGGGCATACCCAGGGATATTTTCCTATCTTTGGAGGATGAACCCTTTGGACACTTTGAGCTAGTTTCCTTTGGAGATCCACAGGATGGAACTGCCGTGCTGCAGACCACCTCGGAGCCGCTGGATCGCGAAAACGCTGAAATCCTGCAGAATGGTGGGGTGTATGTATTCTCCATTAGAGCCACCGAGCTGATCGATGGAGCTATTCCTGCCGAGCACTCAATCACGAGGGTGACCATTGTTGTCACCGATGAGGACGATCACCAGCCCACTTTTAGTGGACCTCACTTCAATGTCTCCATAACGGAGAACCTGGCCACTGGAATGCCCCTGCCGGGACTCTCAATCTTCGTGGATGAtcgcgacatgggcgaaaacaGTCGCTATCAGCTTTCTCTAAGGGATGTGTCCAATTCCGCCGGGGTGTTTGCAGTATCACCCATCGAAGCTCAGGGACGGACACCAGTTGTTGTGAAGGTCCTGAATGCCAGTCGCTTGGACTACGATGTTGCCGATCCTGACCTCCGGAAGTTCGAGTTCGATCTGGTGGCCTCGGTGAAAGGTGTGGAGAAAGCCAAATCCCGTGTTGAGATTCATTTGCTGGATGCCAATGACAATGCACCGGTGTTTGACCAAGCTACCTATCGTTTCACGGCAGCCGAGAATCTTCCAGTGGATGCGTTGATAGGTCATGTCAAGGCCACCGATGCGGATTCCGATGAATTTGGACATGTTCGCTATGTGCTTAAGGGTTTTGGAGCAGATAACTTCTATGTAGATCCCGAGACCGGTGGTCTTTACTTGCTGAAAGCCCTCGACTACGAAAAGCAGAGCAGTTATAGCCTTACTGTAGTAGCCATCGATGGAGGTCAGCGCGAGGCGAATGCCAATCTCTTCATCGAGGTCACTGATGTTAATGACAACCATCCGAGCTTTGAGAGCGGGGAATACAGTAGAACCATTCGAGAGGGTGCTGCCGTTTTCGAGCCCCAGTTCTTTGTCCGTGCCCACGATGCAGATGGTCCTAGCCAGGGAAATGGTAGGGTTAGGTATTCCATTGTATCCGAAAACAGCATTGCTGGAAACGTATTCCGGATCGAGCCGGATACCGGAGAAATTGTCATCCAAAAGGCGGCAAGATCCATGGACACAGAACGTGGCGAGTACGAACTGGTGGTCTCAGCCACAGATTTCG GTATTCCTCCTTTGTCTAATACCACTCGTGTTTTGGTACGCGTTGGCATCTCTGGCAATCAGCGGCCCATCTTCCGTGGACACTTCCAGAATATGGAGAATCTTCCCATCATAGGTCCTCCCAGCTATCGCGTCTCCATTCCCGAGAATGCCGTTGCAGGATCGAATGTCACTTCTGTCTCAGCCCACGATCCAGATGGTCTAGACAGTCTACTGCGGTACAGAATTGTGGGAGCCAATGATAACTTTGAGATTGACGAACT TTCCGGTTTGATAACCGTTTCTCCGCAAGCCCGCATTGATCGCGACTCGAACATGAACAGCTTCGAGATCATAGTGAATGCAGTGGACTCGGGAACTCCTATTCCGGAAACAGCCACCACTACGGTTTATGTGAATGTCAAGGACATCAACGATGAACGTCCCAAGTTCGAGCAGAATAGCTATGCGGCCTATGTTTCCGAAAGGACAGCCGTGGGCGAGAGTGTTCTGCGGGTCAAGGCCATCGACAAGGACCTCAATTCGAAGTTGGAGTACGGCTTGGTGGGTCCAGTCACCGCCACCACGAAGGCAGGTGTTAACATTGCCAATCGCAGCAATTACCGCCTGCAGGAAGCATTCCGAGTGGACAGCCAAACTGGTGAGATCTTCGTCAATGGTTCACTGCGTCACGATGTGGCCGCCATCATCATTTTCACCGTGGGAGTACGAGATCTCAATGCGGAAGTAGATCCCGAGGGTCAGGTGGACAGCACTGAAGTTACCGTCTATGTGCAATCCTTCCAGGACACCAATCCCGTTTTTAAGAATCCTGGTTGGAGTAGCTCAAGGCCCGTTATCGATGTGAAGATCAAGGAGGAAATGCCCATCGATAGTGCGCTCTTTATTCTCCAGGCAGAGGATCCCGTGACCCGCCAGCCCATCACCAGTTTCGAGTTGGTGGAGCCCAAGCAAGTAGACTACTTCCAGGTGGCAGAGCGAACCGGGGAGGTGATCCTCAAGAAGCGACTGGACTACGAGGCTTTGGGCGATAGTGGTCCTGAGTTTGAACTCCAAGTCCGCGCCAATAGCGCCGATCGCCAAAGGAGCACTGTGAGTCGAGTGAATATCACTGTAGAGAATGTGAACGACAACAGTCCACGCTTCGAGCAGAGTTCCTATCGAGCCACGATCATCGAGAACAGACCCCATCCCGAGCGAGTTATTCGGGTGAGGGCCTTGGACAAGGATGCGGTTCTAAATGCTCGCGATGAGCGTTTGGGTTACCACAAGATCATCTACTCGCTGCAAGGCGAGCATGCCATGCTCTTCGAGATTAATAATACCACAGGGGAGATAATCGTGGCCAGTGGTCAGACTATCGATAGGGAGCGAACCCCTAGGATTCAGCTGCAGATCAAGGCGGAGGATTCACCCggtcgtcccacggatgccaAGCAAAGCGTGGTTGACCTGCAGATCGAGGTACTCGATGTGAATGACAATGCTCCGGAGTTTACTCAAAAGAAGTACAGCACTGTGATTCCGGAAAACGCTCAGATAGATTCGTTTGTACTTCAGTTAGAAGCCGTGGATGCAGATGAGGGTCTGGGCGGAGAGGTTCGCTACGAGTTGGTCAATGAAGGCGAGGCCAATGGACTCTTTAAGGTCGATCCCAAGAGCGGTCTGATATCCACCCGCCGTAACCTTACGGGTAAAGGTCGCGCCGATCCTTACGTACTGATTGTTCGTGCTCAGGACAGTGGTAATCAGCTGCCCAAGCAGCCTACACTATCCACTGACACGGATGTCCGAATATTCATAGGGGATGTGAGTGCCAATGATGGAGTGCCTTATTTTGTGGCTCCCCGAGTTGGACAAATGGCCAATGTCACAGAG AATGCTGTTATTGGAGCACCAGTATTCCAAGTCATTGCCAGCGATCCGGATGATGAAAACACTCCGTCTGGAACCATAACTTATCGCATCTTGCCAGATACTCCAGATGCAGAAGCCTTCGTCATAGATGCCCACACGGGACTAATAACAACTAGGCAATCCCTAGATCGAGAGACGAAGAACATGTACAGAATCCTGCTGGAAGTGAGTGACAATGGACAGCCCAAGCAGTCGGttacgcgaattcttcagattGCAGTCCTGGATGTGGACGATCACGAGCCTCGCTTCCCCAGAGAAGTG GACGAAGGACCCTTGAGCATGTCAGTTAGAGAGGAGGAACCGGCTGGTACGATTGTGGGCAACTTCAGCGCCTTGGACGAGGATCTGGGCGAGAATGCGGCTATTGATTATGTGATCATTGATGGAAACAACGAGCAGTTATTTACGATAGAGCGGACTAACGAGAGCCTGGCCATTCTCAAGACCCAAAAGCCCATCGATCGAGAGCAGGTAGAGTCCTTTACCCTGACGGTGAAGTGCATGAAACTGGGTGAACCTGGCTACAAGTTTGTTGGAGACCCCTATGATCGTCAGGATCCCTCACACTTGAGAATTACCATTCGTGTGTTGGACATTGATGACAATCTGCCACAGTTTGAACAACCAGATCCCACTGTGGGTATCAGGATCAATGTGCCCATTGACACGGTGGTGACCACTTTGAAGGCCAGTGATGCGGATGCCGAGGCTCCACCCGTGGGTCTTTCCATTGAGAACGTGACCTTTGTTCCTCAGTTCTATAAGAGGAGTCGCAGTTTGGCTGTGGGCAATCTGCAGAGTCTCTTCACTCTGAACAATCGAACCGGAGAGCTGCGAACTGGAGGTTCCTTTGCCGACTACGTAGATGGTTACTTCCTGATGCGGGTGTTGGCCAACAATTCCGCGCAGCCCAAACGTCAAGCCCACAGTAACCTCAAGGTGTTTGTAATCCGAGACAAATCCCTGCTGAAGTTCGTCTTTGCCCGGCCGCCCAACGAGATCCAGCACAACATCCGACCCTTCCAAGAGCAGCTGCAGAAGAAACTAAAGCCCTTGGGACTGGAGCTGCATGTCCTTGATACCCAGGTGTTCACCAGACCCGACATGAGTCTGGACTTTACTTCCACCTCATCCTGTTTCCAGATGTTCAAGAACGGAGCTGCCTTGTCCTTTAATGAGATGCATAAACTGATGAACTCGCAGCAGTTGCGACAGGAACTGATAGATATATATGCGGCATATGGGGTTAGTGAGGTGGAGTCCTGTTCGGTGAGAAGGACTCATGCAGCGGCCCTGTTTGCGGGAATGCTCACCTCGGCGGGGGCGTGGCTGGTCTTCCTGGCCGCCCTAATTGGCCTGGCCGCCCTGGTGTCCCTGTGCACCGCCTGCTGTTTGAagaagaa ACTGAAACGTCACAGCAAGCGGAGTCTGCAGGCTAGTCTTCGGACTCCCACAGAGCACACACCCACCTCGTACAGCTACTCCATGCCCGCCGTGCTCTACTCCGAGCCCATCTACGGACCCTTGTAG